The Triticum urartu cultivar G1812 chromosome 5, Tu2.1, whole genome shotgun sequence genome contains the following window.
GATAGATTTATTTCTGGAGGCTAATCATTCACCAGTTTTTTTTAATCGTCGGACATCTCTTCGCCATCTCTGACACTCCACGCCATCTCCACATGGAGCCATGGAGGGGTGGAGCTGTGGGGGAAGAAACAACCAGCCAGCATGCTGTAACTCAGACCCTAGTGCAGAGAAGTAAATGAGGTAGAGGAGGAGGATGGCAGGTGGGTCCACCAGATGAGGGGAGAGGATGTCACGGGTGTGAGACCGAGGAGAGGGGAGAGATGAGGTGGACGACGGTGAGAACTGGCTTCAGAAGCCACTCGCTGGAGCTGGAGTGCCTCTCCTCTCCATGGAAAATGCTCTCGCCAGGGGAAGAAAGAAGAAACCACTTTGGCTTGGCCCTTTGCAGCGCTGCTAGGGGATAAATACCATTGCCCTGCCGCGCCAAGCTCTCACTTCCTCGCCTCTCACTACCAGGGGAAGCTACTTTGCAAGGTATACTGCTCTTCAGATTTACCGTACTATCTTAGCTGCCGCTGCTGTTGAATTTCCAGATTTTCAGAAACTGTAGCCCCTATTGTGCTCTGTTTATGCTGCATTGTCTGTTTCTGTTTTCCACCCATTTGTTCCGCCACGGCTGATTTCGGCGAATCAGGGCCAGGCTGCTTGATGTTCCGCCTATAAAATATAAATCATGCCGGTTTCCAGCAACATTATGTGTTTTGGGCCATGAAAATTGGGGGAAAACTTACCTGGATTTAGTGGTTTCCTTCTTCTCCAAACCGTGCAAAACCAGCTACTCATACCGTGCACTGGAGAACAACCAACAGATATGCACATGGCCAGATGGCCTGCCCAGCTACTATCATTTTTTAACTGTCGGTCCTTGTCCAAACCCATTCTTGAGCAACATTACCTGGTTTTAAGTAATAGATATGCACCCTTGTACTTGGCTGCAGGAGTGTCCACTTTTGCTTGTTTATGCTCCTATATGATATGATGGCTGCAGGAGTCCCTTGACTGGTCCAGTGTCTGGTTTCTTCATACAACAGCGTCGCATTAGAATATAACACATGATTGATCTTCCACTGTTGGTATAACCATGAGTGTTCGCTACTTCACTCACATTGCTGGCACCATTGCTTAGGTGTCTGTCTATATAGAAGCCTGTGGTGATCGATACCACAGACACACGGTGGCAACATGGGGAGTTCGCGCAACAAGTTCACCTCTCTTCTCCTCATGTTCTGCCTGGTTGTGCTGGTGAGAGCGGAGTATGCCAAGTACAAGGATCCGAAGCAGCCTCTCGCCGTTCGCATCAACGATCTGCTTGGTCGGATGACTCTGGCTGAAAAGATCGGCCAGATGACTCAGATTGAGAGGGTGAACGCCACGGCAGAGGCCATGTCCAAATACTTCATAGGTGCCTCATGTTTTATTTCATTCTAAACAAGTCACTGCAGATGGTGAAGGGCTGCAGAGTTTGTAGTGTAACAAACTAACCATTGTGTTGTATGATGATGCAGGCAGTGTGCTGAGTGGTGGAGGCAGCGTGCCTGCTCCTCAAGCATCTGCTGAGGCTTGGGCTTCGATGGTGAATGAGATACAAAAGGGTTCTCTTTCTACACGGCTTGGTATTCCGATGATCTACGGTATTGATGCTGTCCATGGCAACAATAATGCCTACAGAGCTACTATCTTCCCCCACAATATTGGGCTTGGAGCTACCAGGTAGAAACTGTTTCTGCTTTTGATATGATAATTCAATTTCATCTATTCATATATTACATTGGATGGGTAAGCTGTGAATTTCTCGCGCAAAAAGCACCAACTTTGATGCATATAGTGCATGTGATGCGTATATTGCTAGCATATACATGTATTTATGTGTATTTTTTTCATTCCAGGGACCCTATGCTGGTGAAGAGGATAGGAGAAGCAACTGCTCTTGAAGTTAGAGCTACCGGAATCTCTTACGCCTTTGCTCCGTGCATTGCGGTAATAGATAGTACAGCTTGCTTTTTGAATGCTTTGGTCTGGCATGGGATTGCAAATGTCTTCCTAGTTATCGTTAGGAACACATTTATTTAGTTGACATGATGTTTGCTCAGGTTTGTAGAGACCCAAGATGGGGACGGTGCTACGAAAGCTATAGCGAAGACCCAAAGGTTGTCCAGTCAATGACCACACTCATCTCTGGCTTGCAAGGGGATGCTCCATCAGATTACACAGGAAGGCCATATGTTGGTGGAAGGTAATACTCCATCTGCATCATACAGTTCTAGTAACTGAATTTTCTTCAGTGTGTCTTGTATACTCATGTGTAAAAGGAACTAGTGTTTTATTGATGGAACTAACTTTGATATCACTCTAATACCATGTAGCAAGAAGGTCGCTGCATGCGCGAAGCACTATGTCGGTGATGGTGGAACATATATGGGAATCAACGCAAACAACACAATCATTGATACGCATGGGCTAATGAGCATCCATATGCCTGCTTATTACAATTCTATCATCAGAGGTGTCTCCACAGTTATGGTCTCCTACTCTAGTTGGAATGGGGAGAAAATGCATGCAAACCATTTCCTTATCACCGATTTTCTCAAGAACAAGCTCAAATTTAGGGTCAGTTGCTCATCACAAAGACAGAAGATTGGTGTCTTTATTTGCTTTTGCAAGTATATTAACGGATTCTAATGTTATTTATTTCTTTGGCTCTTGAGCAAACAGGGTTTTGTGATTACAGACTATGAAGGCATTGATCAGATCACCTCTCCTCCGGGCGTAAACTATTCTTATTCAGTTGAGGCTGGAATTGGTGCCGGTATTGACATGGTATGGTCTGTGAACTTTTTACATGATAAAAATTATGGAATGCATCATTCGCTCCATTTTTCTGTTGGGGTCAACACTCAACAGTGGAGTTAATATCTAGTGCCTCATCAGTCACAATAGAGGGGTGGTCCTCTTCTACTGATTATGATACATCCTTGGTGATTTTTTATCTCTGTATACAACTGATGAAAATGCAGTGTTGCCTTCCCTTTCTGAACATAGTCTGAACTGAAACACACTATATGCAGGTGATGGTTCCTTTCGCCTACACAGAATTCATTGATGATCTGACATACCAAGTTAAGAACAACATTATCCCCATGAGCAGAATCGACGATGCTGTCTACAGGATTCTTCGTGTCAAGTTCACCATGGGTCTGTTTGAGAACCCGTTCGCCGATCCAAGCCTCGCCGGTGAAATTGGCAGCCATGTCAGTTCTGAACAACGCAGTTCCTTTCTCTCACACTTCATCCGTCTTGATTATAGTATATTTAGCGATGTGTCCTCTTCTGCTTGTAGGAACACCGCGAAGTTGCCCGTGAAGCTGTCAGGAAATCCCTGGTGTTGCTGAAGAACGGAAAATCTGCCTCCACTCCGTTGCTGCCTCTCCCGAAGAAGGCCGGTAAGATCCTCGTCGCCGGCAGCCACGCCGACAACCTGGGCAACCAATGTGGGGGGTGGACGATCACATGGCAAGGAGAGCCTGGCAATAACAACACTGCAGGTAAATGTCATCTCTCGTTGAGTCTATTGTTCGAACAAAATTTCATGGCATGGAATGCAGGCACGACGATCCTCTCGGCGATCAAGTCCACGGTCGACCCCGGCACGCAGGTGGTCTACGCCGAGAATCCAGGCAGAAGCGCCGTGGATGCCGGCGAGTACGACTACGCCGTCGTGGTGGTCGGTGAGCCGCCGTACGCCGAGACAGCGGGCGACAACCTGAACTTGACGATGCCGGAGCCCGGCCCGGCCGTGATCCAGACCGTGTGCGAGAGCGTCAAGTGCGTGGTGGTCCTCATCTCCGGCAGGCCGTTGGTGGTGGAGCCGTACATCGGCGCCATGGACACGTTCGTGGCCGCCTGGCTGCCCGGCTCGGAGGGTCAGGGCGTCGCCGACGTGCTGTTTGGTGATTACGGGTTCACCGGGAAGCTGCCGCGGACGTGGTTCAAGTCGGTGGACCAGCTGCCGATGAACGTCGGCGACGAGCACTACGACCCGCTGTTTCCCTTCGGGTTCGGGCTCACCACCGAGGCGATGAAATGAGTCCGGTGCGATGAGTGCTGTAAGACATGAGATGCTACGGATGCTTATGTCGTGTGGCACAAAATAACGAGATGCTAAATCAAGCGTGGAGGGTTCTTAATCAGCAGTTCTTCACCGTGTTCCTCTCGCGGCCTTCAATAATAATCTCAATCCTTGTACCATGATATTATATGAATATAAAGATACTAATGACCCCTCGAATCAGCACGTAGGTGTGGATGTGGCGAAGACACATGTGGATGTGGCGAAAACACGAATCGGATGAATGATGCATCACATGGAAGTGTGGTTTATCTACCGTGAATCCACTGTCCGTGATCGTTTTGAAATTCATGCTACTTTTTTGGTTTCAACTTGTATCAACATGGTTCATTTGTGTACCAATAAAAAAGGGATGGGCTTGTTTTGAATCGGGTTTGCAAATACATGATGATACACGATAAAACATTAAAATACATTTTGGAGCGGAGAAAACCCCAATGTAACACTTTGAAATAAGACAAATTATAATACCACACAAATACTATTGAAATAGTAGCACCAATATTAAAATAACCATGAACGATGGATGCATAGCATGTGCGACGAAGGAAAAAATGTCGCAATTTTTTTGAGAAATATCTGTAATTTTATTTAGACTCGCAACCATTACACTACACTGATTTGGATTTACGGTCCAAGAAATTACAAAATAAAAAGTAACTCCTGCAACTAAGAGTTACAATGAAATCTCTTAGAGACATCAGCTCCATAGTAATAATCTTTGTAAGATGAAAATTGCCAATACTATGGTAAAGAGATTGCAATTAGATTGGAGCGGCGATACTGCAACTCGTTCACCTGTGCGAACTTGATTACTGATAAAGGTTTTTGAAAGCCCCTTGAGTTGCTCATTCAAAAGATATGGGAAGCCATGGGCGACGAGCATACAAGCGTCGGAGATGACTCCCTAGAAGTTCAGGCTCGAACCATTAAGTATTCATCATAAATGTCGAGGAAAAGTTCCAACTCCACAAAGAGTCAACCCAACAAAAGCTACATGGCACATAACACACAACGATTTGAATAATCAGTTCTACAAGCACACATAATCTGGCTTCATGGCACCACCACAAAAAAAGAGTAATTTTTTCGTAAAACACTATACGAAGTTTTTGGATTTTTTTAAATTCACTAATACTTTCTAAAATTCACGATCACTTTTTGAATTAATGAAGTTTTTTCTGCAAATCACAAATGTTTTTTTGAATTCATGTTTTattattttgcaaaaaaatttGAAATTCCGGAATGTTTTTTTAATCTGGAACCTATCTCTAATTTTCCAAAAGAATttaaaagtaaaataaaaaacAAACCTAAAAAACCAGGCTCCCCACATCATGCAGGGGGTTCGTACTTGGAGGTTATCCTCCGAGTCCTCTAACTCATGCGTGAGCTCCTAATTAGCGCCTTAAAGCGCCCAGACTCTTGTTGGCGCTCATGCGCGCCCCTAGCAGGCCGCAACCcattagggcatgtacaatggttctATCTTAACAGTGCCACGTAGaataaatgatgaggtggaggagagagaaaTCATAAGAGAAGGCTTGTCTTATCTTATTTAAGAGAAGACAAGAAATGATCTTTTAGTATAATTTGTCTCAACATGTTTATAGAAACAACTAATTATTAaagataaggctaagagatgGCCCATTGTAGACATGTTTTTTTATCATCTCTAATTTACATACAAAACTTAAAATAAGACTATCTTATCaatcattgtacatgcccttagtTAGAAACCACTGCTATTTTCCAATAGCTTTTGCTCGCCTGGTGGACCTGTGACTGTTTTGGTCATTCAGTTGACTAGTAGACAAGTGCCCGTTGACTTTTTAAAAACAAAAAAGTTCATAAAATGGAAAAAAAAAGCTCAAATTTTTGAAAGAAGTTTGTAAACTTGGTAAAATCcataaaatttgaaaaaaaatattcACCAATTTGGCAAAGCTCAAGACATGGAAAAGTTtgtaatttgaaaaaaattcaccaattttaataataaaatcaaaaaATATTGAAAAAAATGTATTTGGGAAAAGTCCACAAAATTTGGAAAAAGTTAACGAATTAGCAAAATCTtttcaattttgaaaaaagtccacctatttgaaaaaataaatgaaaaaggaaaaaatgaagggaaaataaaaagaaagaaaccAGACAAAAACCGAGTAAAATAAGCAAACCAGAAACACATAAAAGAAAAAACTGGTTGGCTTCTGAAAATGAACAAATAgtagaaaatgaaaaaaaagataaagAAAATCACCCACCATGCTAGGTCAGCCCAAGAGTGTGTATGCTCATCTATTCTTGAGCCTACTGGAGGGATATAATGTGACATTAAGCTTGACAAAATGAAAAGACTTGCCTTCTTTTAATTAAAAGATGGTCCCGTACCAACAAAATCTCTCATCACAGTTTGAACTCATTGTACATTGTACATTATATTCTTGTTGCTATACCAAAATTACATGGCGTACCGGTGAGCTATATCTAAGATGTTGAGGCCCGATATTTCTATATGAAGATTCAGGTGGGGGAGTTCTCCTCCCCCCACGTGACAATTCAAAATAAAAAAACTAAGATGTTGTAATGGAACCAGCCCGTAGGGTTCATGTTCTAGACTAAGCATTGATGGAACCATGATAATCCCACTGTCCCATATATTGAACCGGCTCAGATAGTTAGGTTTATTGTGATGAAACCAACCCAGAGGGTTCAAGTGCTACACTGTCTAATGGCATTATTGAACCGACTCAGATATTGAACCGACTGAGATAGTTAGCTTTATTGTGATGGAACCGGTCCATAGGGTTGAAGTTATAGATTTAGAACCGGTGCTCAAATTTTTTGGATTTATTTCATTCTTTTCGGTGGTGTTTGTTCAGTGGGAGTTCAATATCTTGAAGGTGTTTGAATATGATGGGTATGTGTTCATAGAGTTAAGTCTATCTACGTGTATACCCCGCAAAAAAATATATGTACATGCATGTGGGCATCTATCTTTGTACTGTCTAATGGCATTTTTAAGCAAACATCTAACGGAACAATGGCATTTTTGAAATATCTAATGGCATTTTTAGTAAACATCTTAAGGATCGATGACATTTTTGAATAGTTGTAATTTCTAATAgcaaaactgagtagtgagacacaactaatgacataaatgataaaaaccctaTAACAAGATAAAAATGTTTCATCAACTACGTGTCCTGCTATTTACCAATCCCAGCAACCAATGGCGGGGCATGCTTCCCGGTCAACCCGTTCCAGATGAGCATCAAGTCGaagtaagagcatctccaaccgcGCCCCCAACATGCCCTTTCCAGGCGTTTTTTTCGTGTCGGCGTccaaaaaacggcccagtcgcacCCTCAGAAGCCCGTTTTTCACTGGCTTGAGCCGAAATTAACGCCGGCGTACCCAGACCGAACCCAGCGCACTCggggcgcccgggggcgccggggcgagcATTTTTTGTGCGAAAGAACCGCGGGCCAGCCGCGTCAGCGAGACGGCGCCTCGGTTTCctgcggcggcagccttgccattgattctcacgggcggcgcgtcacggGCGACGCGGCGACACCTCCCCTCCCGCCACGCGTACACACGGCGCGGGCAATAAAACCCGCCGCTCCCACTCGCCGCTGGCCACACTAGTCCGAGCCCAAGCCATCCGCCGAGCTCCCCCGTCTTTGCTCTCTCTCGCCCGCGCCGCCGAGCTCCCCCGTTCTCCCCTTCCCCGGCAATGGCCGAACGCTTCCCCGGCGACGCCGCGGCGGCCAACGGATTCGGCCGCCGCTCGCTCCAGGAATGGGAGGCATGGTTGCTTTTCGAGGCCAACATCCCGACGTCaccggacatgcgcgccgggccgacggggtggaggCTCAGCAACGACGGCGTCCCCATCCCTCGATGCCCGACGTCGACGCGCACCCCGGCGTCTTCGCCGCCGAGGTCGACCGCGTGCGGTCGTCCCTCACGGAGGAGCAGCGCGCCCTTCCCCAATACGTCGCCGACAACCACGCGGCGTGGGCAGACTACTTCCAGCGATGGCAAGCGCAACGGCTGGCGTCCACGAACGGGGCGGCGTCAAGAACAACGACGGCCACGTGTCTGGTGGGGCGTCCCGGGCCGCACGCTCCACGAGGTACTGGagtacctcgagggcggcaatAACCTGCCGCTGGCATACCCTGCCACGGCGGccgccctccccccccccccccccccccccccgctggaGCGCCGGGCCATGGGTGCCCAGGAGGTTCggctcctcctcttcttccttgtcctcccGCTCCTCCTCCCACTCTTCCGGCTCGCCGGCGCTGTTCGACGTGAAGGCTGAGCCCGCCGCGGAGACGCAGCTCGGTGGGCGCACccgcagcgccggcatcgtcatcaacgagggtggcaggcgcgccccctcctcggctcctccgcgcttcgtcaagccaaaggCGGGGCCGGGGCATGCCGCCGTGAAGACGAAGCCCGGGCTCGTCCGCGGCGTCAAGGAGGAGTCGACGACGCGGCGACCCTCAAATGGGCGCGCCATGACTGGGCGCAGCTGGAGCTGGAACGCCAGCGCGCCGCCTACGAGCGGTTTGAAGCTCGGCGCCATGGCcgggtgatacgtccattttgcatcatgcttttatatcgatatttattgcattatgggctattatcacacattatgtcacaatacttatgcctattctctcttattttacaaggtttacatgaagagggagaatgccggcagctgagattctgggctggaaaaggagcaaatattagagacctattctgcacagctccaaaagtcctgaaacttcacgtaAGTTATTtacagaatatataaaaaatactaagcgcaagaagtaccagagggggccacacaccagccacgagggtgggaggcacgccctaccctcctgggcacgccccctgcctcgtgggccccatggtggccctccgatgctcatcttctgctatatggagtctttcattgaggaaaaaatcataagcaagctttcgggacgagacttcgccgtcacgaggcggaaccttggcggaaccaatctaggacTCTAGGGGAAATCaacatcatcgtcatcaccaacgatcctctcatcggtagggggtcaatctccatcaacatcttcaccagcaccatctcatctcaaaccctagtccatctcttgtatccaaatctctgattggtacctgtgggttgctagtagtgttgattactccttgtagttgatgatagttggtttacttggtgaaagatcatatgttcagatccattatgcatattaatacccctctgattatgaacatgaatatactttgtgagtagttacgtttgttcctgaggacatgagagaagtcttgctattagtagtcatgtgaatttgatattcgttcgatattttgatgagatgtatgttgccATCCCTCTAGTgatgtcatgtgaacgtcgactacatgacacttcaccattgtttgggcctagagggaggcattggaaagtaataagtagatgatgagttgctagagtgatagaatcttaaaccctagtttatgtgttgcttcgtaagaggctgatttggatccatatatttcatgctatggttaggtttaccttaatacttttgttgtagttgcggatacttgcaataggggttaatcataagtaggatgtttgtccaagtaaggacaacacccaagcaccggtccacccacatatcagattatcaaaataccgaacgcgaatcatataaatgtgatgaaaactagcttgacgataattcccatgtgtcctcgggagcactttccttcatataagagtttgtccagacttgtcctttgctataaaaaggattgggccatcttgctgcactttatttacttttattacttgctactggttaccaattatcttatcacaaaactatctgttaccgataatttcagtgcttgcagagaatactttgctgaaaaccgcttattatttccttctgctactcgttgggttcgacactcttacttatcgaaaggactatgatagatcccctatacgtGTGGGTCATCACCGGGACAAGGGAGGCGTCGTCGTCCTCGATggcagcgacgacgacgacgatgcgcCGCTGCCACCATCGGTCCACCTTGGAGACGCCGGacaggggtccagcaggggcggCCGCGCCGTCAAGAAGGAGAAGGACGCCGCCGACGACGAGGACGGCGGCGACGTCGGCGACTTCGCCGCGCTCAGCGACTTCTTCGCCCCGCAAATgtcttttttttaataatttatgtAACGGCGAACATATTGAATATTAATGTCAGGTTTGCCGAATTTAGCAAAACTTTACTAAATTCAGATTctttaaaataaaaaaaatacgtCTGGGACAACCCTGGGGCGAACGGCTGGGAACCCGCTCACCCCTGCGCCGATTTTAGCGCCGGTTCACCCCGGGGTGCATAAAATCGTCGCCTGAGAGGCCAATGGCTGGAGACTGGATGACGATAACGCCGGTGCGTGCGTCGGCTGGCACACGTACGGCCGCGCGATCTTTAATCGTGCACTTGGCAGTACAATAGCAATACTACGTTGTCCTCGTCACGCACTTGCCTTTTACGTGTAAGAAATGTGTACCACGACCGTGCTAAAAATGACAAAAAGGCGTCGACGTCTCGCCGGAAACGTTGGCCACCTAAAATCTTTTCGTCCTGATCCGGATGGGAGTGGCGCCATCGCTGGAGGTGGACGTCGCCGTAAAAATACAAAAGGTGATCAATCCACGTATTAGCTTCGACCATGTCAAGTAAGTAGAGCTAGCTGCAGCTTGAGTGTATGAATATCTTGAGTTGAGTAATACAGTTTTTCACCCGCAGAAAAAAAAAGAGCTTCGAAGCAAGCTATATATGTGTGTGAAAAAGCACGCTGGCTGATGCGATGTGCTTGTTTTTTGAATCGAATTGGTTGTGAGCAGTTGTGATAACTACTATGTGCACTTGTTCCCTGTTCCATTTATCTGTCTTGTACGCTTGCTCGGGTGCAAATGCAGCGATCGCCGACGCATGTACGCGACCTAGGCAGCTGCTAGGGAGGGTCCAACCATCTCCATCGCAACGGTGAAGAATCAAAAAAGGATGATGCGTGCACCGTACGTTACGTGCGTACACCCAAAAAACACCTTGAGGGCACGATCAAGCCACCCGGCCATGTGCATTGCATGAGCCGTGCGTGACTGTTAATCGGCTACGTACGTAGTACGACGAGAAGGCGCCGTCCCAAATCAATCCTACTAGTACCCATAAGTTAACCCAGTCGTTATCGTGCGTGGTTGTATGCTAtgcaccgccgccgcccatcTCTCTTTCCATCATGCATGCGTCCAACACGATCGAGGTCGACCCGACCAGGTAACGTTGCTAGGTCTAGAGGCAAGTCGCTGCCGCCGTTCAGCTGAACGGGTTTCTTTCCTCCCCCGGAACAACTGCCTGATGGTTATCCAGCAGCACGACGCCGCGTCCGTGTCCGTGAGACGAGAGCGGTAAATTCTTTCCGTAGGCGTGGCGTTGTTGGGCAACGCGCGGCGTTTCCAAGGGAAACGGCGTGGTGGCAAAGTCCCTACGCTCCCGTTCACTCCCGTCGACCATATCGATCCAAGCACGGCCCTGCGCTGCACGCCACAACGGCCGTGTCCGTCGCCCTCGCCCCCCACCGCCCCATGTCGGGTCACCTTGCCGAGACAAGCGTCGTACGCATCACACGGAAGAAACCAACCGCCAGCGCGACGCGGATGcccctcttctcttctctctGGGGTTTGATCGATGCGTACGGTGCGGTAAAACATATAAAGAGCTAAAAAACCTCGTTACACAGGACACAGGGCACGCGCACTCACGTGCCCCACGAGCGTGTTGCCCAAAGGCCAAAGGAGAGAGCCAGAAAGCTCGGAACAAAAAAGCCGGCCAAAAGCACAAGGGCCGGAGGGTTCtcagggcatctccagccgttggctcCCTCAGGACGCATAAAAATCGTCCTCTGGGGATGAGCCGGCGATACACTTGGCGCTGGGGCGGTTTTGCGTCCAGTCGTCGCCCTCCAGACGCCGAAATTGGCCCACTTTGCAGCCTAATTTTAGCGAATAAAGGGTCCATATGGgcgagaataggcccatattcgACGTGATTTCGCCGTGtctcggcgttcaattatcaatataattatttcttatcacatatttcatcacagaaaaatcaaatacttcaacaaaatagtacaacaacaaatagttcaatacaaattatatagttcaacaaacaaaaactcgtatttcatcacacggcgtcccccttgagcctccataggtgctcaatcagatttttctgcagttgatgatgcacctgtgggtctcggatctcctgacgcatattgagataggcagtccaa
Protein-coding sequences here:
- the LOC125510617 gene encoding beta-glucosidase BoGH3B-like, coding for MGSSRNKFTSLLLMFCLVVLVRAEYAKYKDPKQPLAVRINDLLGRMTLAEKIGQMTQIERVNATAEAMSKYFIGSVLSGGGSVPAPQASAEAWASMVNEIQKGSLSTRLGIPMIYGIDAVHGNNNAYRATIFPHNIGLGATRDPMLVKRIGEATALEVRATGISYAFAPCIAVCRDPRWGRCYESYSEDPKVVQSMTTLISGLQGDAPSDYTGRPYVGGSKKVAACAKHYVGDGGTYMGINANNTIIDTHGLMSIHMPAYYNSIIRGVSTVMVSYSSWNGEKMHANHFLITDFLKNKLKFRGFVITDYEGIDQITSPPGVNYSYSVEAGIGAGIDMVMVPFAYTEFIDDLTYQVKNNIIPMSRIDDAVYRILRVKFTMGLFENPFADPSLAGEIGSHEHREVAREAVRKSLVLLKNGKSASTPLLPLPKKAGKILVAGSHADNLGNQCGGWTITWQGEPGNNNTAGTTILSAIKSTVDPGTQVVYAENPGRSAVDAGEYDYAVVVVGEPPYAETAGDNLNLTMPEPGPAVIQTVCESVKCVVVLISGRPLVVEPYIGAMDTFVAAWLPGSEGQGVADVLFGDYGFTGKLPRTWFKSVDQLPMNVGDEHYDPLFPFGFGLTTEAMK